The proteins below are encoded in one region of Glandiceps talaboti chromosome 17, keGlaTala1.1, whole genome shotgun sequence:
- the LOC144448544 gene encoding uncharacterized protein LOC144448544 isoform X1, with the protein MLVKFTEIQYRYACQRYIGRYPNRIMIEVQTQQVIQVRSLRNKIRKVSISSDCGPSPRPNNNDSEIQNMTDLIEMEQHTEDVPVIATIVSQNSWVPGQSTNTDNNIDDMFQVQETVTKSAESSSRTSFPNFSKEAWNEGEAAALACEESNRKSKNGGKMQKLFRQFKTIKLRTPIIRDRYKNKVQKL; encoded by the exons ATGCTAGTAAAATTCACGGAGATCCAATATCGTTATGCGTGTCAGCGATATATAGGACGCTATCCAAACAG GATAATGATAGAAGTGCAAACACAACAGGTTATACAAGTAAGAAGTCTTAGAAACAAAATCCGGAAAGTGTCGATCTCTTCCGATTGTGGACCATCGCCAAGGCCAAATAACAACGACTCGGAAATACAGAATATGACAGACTTGATTGAGATGGAGCAACACACAGAAGACGTACCCGTCATCGCAACGATTGTTTCTCAAAATAGTTGGGTGCCTGGCCAGAGTACAAATACGGACAATAATATAGATGACATGTTCCAGGTCCAAGAGACAGTCACTAAATCTGCCGAGAGCTCGTCTCGGACGAGTTTTCCGAACTTCTCCAAAGAAGCCTGGAACGAGGGGGAAGCCGCCGCCCTAGCATGCGAAGAGAGTAACCGAAAGTCCAAGAATGGCGGGAAAATGCAGAAACTTTTCAGacaattcaaaacaattaaGTTGAGGACTCCAATTATACGAGACAGATATAAAAATAAAGTCCAAAAACTATAA
- the LOC144448544 gene encoding uncharacterized protein LOC144448544 isoform X2, producing MIEVQTQQVIQVRSLRNKIRKVSISSDCGPSPRPNNNDSEIQNMTDLIEMEQHTEDVPVIATIVSQNSWVPGQSTNTDNNIDDMFQVQETVTKSAESSSRTSFPNFSKEAWNEGEAAALACEESNRKSKNGGKMQKLFRQFKTIKLRTPIIRDRYKNKVQKL from the coding sequence ATGATAGAAGTGCAAACACAACAGGTTATACAAGTAAGAAGTCTTAGAAACAAAATCCGGAAAGTGTCGATCTCTTCCGATTGTGGACCATCGCCAAGGCCAAATAACAACGACTCGGAAATACAGAATATGACAGACTTGATTGAGATGGAGCAACACACAGAAGACGTACCCGTCATCGCAACGATTGTTTCTCAAAATAGTTGGGTGCCTGGCCAGAGTACAAATACGGACAATAATATAGATGACATGTTCCAGGTCCAAGAGACAGTCACTAAATCTGCCGAGAGCTCGTCTCGGACGAGTTTTCCGAACTTCTCCAAAGAAGCCTGGAACGAGGGGGAAGCCGCCGCCCTAGCATGCGAAGAGAGTAACCGAAAGTCCAAGAATGGCGGGAAAATGCAGAAACTTTTCAGacaattcaaaacaattaaGTTGAGGACTCCAATTATACGAGACAGATATAAAAATAAAGTCCAAAAACTATAA